CAATGTCATTAACGATCTAGGTGCGATACCGTCGCCCAGCGTAAAGCAAGTACCGGTGGTTCACAGTAATGATCTGGGTGCGCAGACCATTGCCAACGCTCTGAGTGATACGCAACAGGTGACGATTCAAACAACCAAGAGCAATTGGGCGCCGAATATCTTCTTCCCAAGTCCGGGGCAGTACAAATGGAAGTCGATCTTTGTTGATCACCGGGCGAGCAACACTTCGTCCCTGCACATTAACGGTTCGTTGCTTACGTTGAGTAAAGGCCAGCAGCTGAGTTATGTCTCGGATGGCAAGTCTTGGAACGCTGTAACCGTTCAATAACGCTTATGAAGCCCGGGCCGTGTATATCCAGGCCCGGCGTCTTCTGAAAATTATTGGTTGAACGCTCTTAGCTGCGTTGAGCCGGAATCTTTTTGACCTCATCCAACCATTGTTGGTAGAGGCGCAGCTGCTCGGTATCTAGGTTCAGCTCTTCCATGCGCTCTTTGTGCTGATCAATCTCTTTGACCATCTCGCTTAAGGCACTGGAGTTGCCATCCAGCTGATGCATTTGGGTAACGCCCAGGTGATAGAAACGCAGCAGCTTCATCGCGCTTTCATTGCGGGCACCAACCCCGGCTTTAACGTGGTGCATAACATTGGTGATGCGCATCAGGCTGCGCTTGAGGTTCCAGCCATAAGCAGCCTCGGCCATGAAGGGCTGGTGCCACAGCACACCCCGGACGAACGCGACAGTCGCTGCCAGTGCGACCAGCACACCGCCAAGATTCCAGCGGAAGTTATCACCGCCCTCAGAGCCGAAGAGCATAACGGCAGTGCTTGATAGCAGCATGGCCAGGGCAATGAACACAACAGCAATCACCAAGGTGCTGCGGCGGGTTTTCTGGCGATAGGTTTCGGGGCTGCGGGGTTGAATCTCGAAGAGTGCGGTCACGGTTTTCTCACTTGAGCACAAAAACTGGAAGGCCAGTTGTAATAGCAATGGCTGAGACAGATTATGCGCGATAACCCTGCTAGGGGTATTGTTGCCATCCCGCTGATATTGCTAAAGGATTTTTCTGTTCTATGCGCCCATTGCTTATACAACTGCTACTGACTCTTGGCTTGGCACTGAGTTCGGGTGCTGCTTTGGCCAAGGTGGATGTGCAGGCCGGGATGCACAAAACGTTGGGCATGATGCTGGTGGTTAAAATATCGGAAGACATCGTGCCTGGCGATTACGAGGCCTTGCTGCGCGGCATCAGGCAGCATCCGGGTAAGTACCAGAAGAAGATTGCCATGCTCGACAGCATTGGTGGCAATGTCACTGAGGCCATGAAACTGGGCAGGCTGCTGCGGGAAACCGGCTTCGAAACCCTGGTGCCTTCGACGGGTGTTTGTCAGGGCAGCTGTGTGTATGTGCTGGTGGCTGGCGTGAAAAAGTCCGTGCGTGGCCATGTTGGGCTGCACAAACCTTATTACGCGGGCAGTGACTCGATTCACAGCGTTAGCCGCAGCAACGATCCGCGTTACAGCGCTACCACGTACTTCCGGGAAATGGGCATGCCAATGGGGTTGCTGGAGCTGATGCTGAGTACGCAGCCGAATCGTATGCGGGTGCTGACACGGGATGAGCTGGTTCGTTACAAGCTCACTCCGGAAACGCTTCCGGCTGTTAAACCTAAGGCATAGCAGTCGGGGCGCGGCCTGAGCCGCGCCGCCTTAATGCCATTCGGCTATTTGCGTTGCCACTGCCCCTGGGACTGGATGTATTGCCCTGCCGGGGTTTTGTCGATGGCTTTTTGTCCGGCGATGGCTTCCACGTCGGTCAGCTTAATGCCGTTCTGTGCAGCCAGCTTTTGGTATTCAGCGCGGCGGGCTTCGTTGATCAGTTTGGCAATCTCGGCGGCCTGGCCTCCGGGTTTCACGACGCCTAAGTAACCATTGGGTTGTTCACCTAACTGGCCGCTGGCTTTGGCGTCACTGAGTGCCGACATCGCATCATTCAAGGTAAGGGCTGCCGCTGGAAGGCTCAGGGCAAGCAGTAGGGCCAAGCTGGCAATACGTTGGAAAGTCTTCATACAGGGCTCCTTAGAACAGTCCGCTGGATTCGTTGAATACGTTGTCCAGTGCTTTATCGACCTTGATGTAAATCTCGTGCTCAACCTTCACATTCAGGTTGATGTTGATCGGTTCATTGGGCATCGCCAATTGCACCGTCGGGGTACAGGCTGCGCTGAGAAATCCCAGTAGCACGACGGCCAGGTGGTTGCGCAAGCGCATGTCACGTCTCCTTGTATTGGCTAACGGCCTTCTGATGGCCGCAGTGTGTCTAACGCTGTTCACTCGCTTCGCGTTCAAGCATGCGCTTCTGAACACGCTGTTTGATAACTTCGCTGACTTTATCGCTCAGTTGCAGGCTGGCCAGCAAGGTCGGTATGTCTTCCTGCAAGTTGATGTTGAAGTGGATAGGGCGGCCCTTTTCAATGGCCTGGTTTTGCCCTTCAAGGCGTATACCCAAATTCAGTTTGCCTTGTGGATCATAGTTGACCTGGCTGCTCAGTGTGCTGAATTGGAAATCCTCCAGCGATTGAGTCACCAGCTGCATGGCCGGGTTACTGCGCCCCAGCTGGCGGATGCGTTCAGAGTTGAATTGAAGTTTTCCACCGGGCTCGCGTGCCTGTACGTGGCCGTCATTGATGCTGAATCCATCTGCGTTCAGTTGCAGCGGCAGGTGTCCGTCGATGGTGCCATGCCCGGCCAGTCCTTCGGTGGGGTAGAGGATAAACAGTTGTTCAAGTTCCAGCCCCTCAAGCTCAAAGGGGAAGGTCAGTGTGCTGTTATCCAACTTCCACTGACCGGAGGGCAGGTGAAGTTTGCCGCCGACCAGGGCGCTCTCGGCTTTCGTTAATTGCAGCGTGCCTGCGCTGGCTGACTGCAACGGTGCCTGATAGCTGCCTTGGAGTTGCAGCGGGCCGAGCGCAATGCCGGGGTTGGCTTGCTCCAAAGTCAGGTCGGGGAGGTCGAGTTGAAGGGAATTGCTCGTGATCTTTACCTTCGGATTGCCACTAAGGCCCGTCAGCTCGGTGCGGTCGTAGATGCCTGCAAGCCCTTTGCCTGTGAGGTTCAGGCTTATCTCCGGGAAATTCTGACTGGGCTTAAGTGTGAGTTTGGCGCTGGCTTTGAGGCGGCCGTTATTCAGTTCAAGCAGTGCTGGCCATGCACTGAAGCTGCCCTGTAATGGGTTGCCACTGCGTAGGAATATTTCTGCAAGCTGGGCGTTAATGTCCAGGCCTTTAGTGCTGCTGTTCTGGATGGTTAGTTGGGTGCTGAGCTGGGCGTCATTACGCAGGTTGCCGTTGAGGCTGATGCTGTCAGTGTCGACTTTTACCGGGCCTTGCCAGTACCAACGCTGGGCATTCAACTGTTCATGTATAGGCTTGGCGGCAATGTCGAGGTCGCCTTGAAGCGTCCATGCCTGTGCTGAGTTATCGACAATTTTGCCTTCTAGGTGGAGATTTTGGCTGCGGGCCTCAACGTCATCAGCTTGCCACTGGCTGTAGCTCAGCTGTTTGGCGGACAGTGTTGAACCGTTGTTGAGTTGAACGTGGAATTGTTGTGGGGCGATATAGCCATTTAGCTTGAGCTGAGCCTTGAGCTTTTTAAGGCTTAGCTCTGCAAGGCTCAGGCTGAGATTGTTGGCGTTCACTTGCGTGTCTACCAGTTGCACAGCCCAAGGCAGGTTGTTGGAGAGAATCAGTGTGCCGTCTGCAACCAAGGGGGCCTTGCCCTGCATCATCAGCTGAGCCTTG
The Pseudomonas mendocina DNA segment above includes these coding regions:
- a CDS encoding DUF3087 domain-containing protein, which codes for MTALFEIQPRSPETYRQKTRRSTLVIAVVFIALAMLLSSTAVMLFGSEGGDNFRWNLGGVLVALAATVAFVRGVLWHQPFMAEAAYGWNLKRSLMRITNVMHHVKAGVGARNESAMKLLRFYHLGVTQMHQLDGNSSALSEMVKEIDQHKERMEELNLDTEQLRLYQQWLDEVKKIPAQRS
- a CDS encoding YdbL family protein, with translation MKTFQRIASLALLLALSLPAAALTLNDAMSALSDAKASGQLGEQPNGYLGVVKPGGQAAEIAKLINEARRAEYQKLAAQNGIKLTDVEAIAGQKAIDKTPAGQYIQSQGQWQRK
- a CDS encoding YnbE family lipoprotein, which gives rise to MRLRNHLAVVLLGFLSAACTPTVQLAMPNEPININLNVKVEHEIYIKVDKALDNVFNESSGLF
- a CDS encoding YdbH domain-containing protein — its product is MPGRRIWLRLTAWLFLLVLILFAVAWLGVNRLLDQQQISQIEWQGLRLSSDGLQLQQLDFTHPTARVELKGLRAEWLDFKRPAPWLRQISLEHANVSITDSESTDDAAPTAVDVPSTANLIALIPARLDVKQLELQVPCAQQRCTLSGALQAKNTSRYAPDLNLDLSVRLALQHDGNELDWQARLLGIRYAPHLQVDLAINQRPQLLLLTSLEPKANGQFWHTLVNADIQQAAALHSWLQQWLPDSARQLSQAPQSARIEAQASLLLPSGPLRAESLAQATGALTAYANLPQPWPIPGIGQIQGQLDATAKSVDGQWLAESLSSNLTLSEISAELSQLLPAGLNPDAVQIKIQPTTLPSEVAEGLAGRSLPVKAQLMMQGKAPLVADGTLILSNNLPWAVQLVDTQVNANNLSLSLAELSLKKLKAQLKLNGYIAPQQFHVQLNNGSTLSAKQLSYSQWQADDVEARSQNLHLEGKIVDNSAQAWTLQGDLDIAAKPIHEQLNAQRWYWQGPVKVDTDSISLNGNLRNDAQLSTQLTIQNSSTKGLDINAQLAEIFLRSGNPLQGSFSAWPALLELNNGRLKASAKLTLKPSQNFPEISLNLTGKGLAGIYDRTELTGLSGNPKVKITSNSLQLDLPDLTLEQANPGIALGPLQLQGSYQAPLQSASAGTLQLTKAESALVGGKLHLPSGQWKLDNSTLTFPFELEGLELEQLFILYPTEGLAGHGTIDGHLPLQLNADGFSINDGHVQAREPGGKLQFNSERIRQLGRSNPAMQLVTQSLEDFQFSTLSSQVNYDPQGKLNLGIRLEGQNQAIEKGRPIHFNINLQEDIPTLLASLQLSDKVSEVIKQRVQKRMLEREASEQR